The Argentina anserina chromosome 3, drPotAnse1.1, whole genome shotgun sequence genome includes a region encoding these proteins:
- the LOC126789323 gene encoding WRKY transcription factor WRKY24, with the protein MASSSGSLDTSANSQPTNFTFPTHPFMTTSFSDLLSSGADTKTNPTTRNSGYGLSDRIAERTGSGVPKFKSLPPPQLPISPPSVSPSSYFAIPPGMSPAELLDSPVLLSSSNILPSPTTGSFAAQAFNWRTNSGSGTNNNNNNNQSLKQERKNYSDFSFQTQTRPPPTSSSTIFQSSDSSIQTAQEQAWNNYLGPAKQDEFSSGKSVVKSEYGSSVQSFSSEMATNMQGNNAQANSNGGFQSDQYSNYNNNNNSSNHNNQLQSHQCLNRRSDDGFNWRKYGQKQVKGSENPRSYYKCTYPNCPTKKKVERSLDGQITEIVYKGTHNHPKPQNTRRLGSSAASSHAIQASSHNTNDIADQSFGSHGNSQMDNSNGTPENSSLSVGDDEFDQSSQRSKSGGGDEYDEDEPNAKRWKKGDNECISAPGSRTVREPRVVVQTTSDIDILDDGYRWRKYGQKVVKGNPNPRSYYKCTNPGCPVRKHVERASHDLRAVITTYEGKHNHDVPAARGSGSANRALPSNNTNNNMMNNHNVASAMRSTIHHSTNSAANNNPLQNLRLPSSEGQAPFTLEMLQSPASYGFAGFDNSMGSYMNQTQLNDNTMFSKTKDEPRDDAFFESLLC; encoded by the exons ATGGCCTCCTCCTCCGGGAGCCTAGACACCTCTGCAAACTCCCAACCCACCAACTTCACCTTCCCCACTCACCCCTTCATGACCACCTCCTTCTCCGACCTCCTGTCATCCGGCGCCGACACCAAAACAAACCCAACAACCCGGAACTCCGGGTACGGGCTTTCGGATCGTATTGCCGAGCGTACCGGGTCGGGTGTCCCCAAGTTCAAGTCACTTCCGCCTCCCCAGCTCCCCATTTCGCCTCCCTCCGTCTCTCCCTCTTCCTACTTCGCCATCCCTCCTGGCATGAGCCCCGCCGAGCTTCTCGACTCTCCTGTTCTCCTCAGCTCTTCCAAC ATTCTTCCATCTCCAACTACTGGGAGTTTTGCAGCTCAAGCCTTTAATTGGAGAACCAATTCTGGTTCTGGTACTaacaacaataacaacaacaaccaGAGTCTTAAACAGGAGCGCAAGAACTACTCTGATTTCTCCTTCCAAACCCAAACCAGGCCTCCTCCAACTTCATCATCAACCATTTTCCAATCCTCAGACAGCTCAATTCAGACT GCTCAAGAACAAGCTTGGAATAACTATCTAGGACCTGCCAAACAAGATGAGTTTTCTTCAGGGAAGAGTGTGGTGAAATCTGAGTATGGTTCTTCAGTGCAGAGCTTCTCTTCTGAAATGGCCACCAATATGCAAGGCAATAATGCTCAGGCCAACAGCAATGGTGGTTTCCAATCTGATCAGTATAGCAACTACAATAACAATAACAACAGCAGCAACCACAACAACCAGCTCCAATCTCATCAGTGCTTGAACAGGAGATCAGATGATGGGTTCAATTGGAGGAAATATGGCcagaaacaagtgaagggAAGCGAAAATCCGCGAAGCTATTACAAGTGTACTTATCCAAATTGCCCTACCAAGAAGAAGGTTGAGAGGTCTTTGGATGGACAAATCACTGAGATAGTTTACAAGGGTACTCATAACCATCCCAAGCCACAGAATACTAGGCGGTTGGGTTCGTCAGCGGCTTCCTCCCATGCAATTCAGGCTTCCAGTCACAACACCAATGACATCGCCGATCAGTCTTTCGGCTCTCATGGGAATTCACAAATGGATAACTCCAATGGAACACCGGAGAATTCATCCCTTTCTGTAGGGGATGATGAATTTGATCAGAGCTCCCAGAGAAGCAAATCAGGAGGAGGGGATGAGTATGATGAAGATGAGCCTAATGCCAAAAGATG GAAAAAAGGTGATAATGAATGTATATCAGCACCTGGAAGTAGAACAGTGAGAGAACCAAGAGTTGTAGTTCAAACAACTAGTGACATTGATATTCTTGATGATGGGTATAGGTGGAGGAAGTATGGACAGAAAGTAGTAAAGGGCAACCCAAATCCAAG GAGCTACTACAAGTGCACAAATCCAGGCTGTCCAGTGCGGAAGCACGTAGAGCGAGCTTCGCATGATCTTAGAGCCGTGATCACAACCTACGAAGGGAAGCACAACCACGATGTTCCTGCAGCTCGTGGCAGTGGTTCTGCCAACCGGGCTTTACCAAGCAACAATACCAACAACAACATGATGAACAACCACAATGTAGCCTCAGCAATGAGGTCTACGATCCATCACAGTACTAACAGTGCTGCTAACAACAACCCTCTTCAAAATCTAAGGCTACCATCATCAGAAGGACAAGCACCTTTTACTCTCGAGATGTTGCAGAGTCCGGCAAGTTACGGATTCGCAGGGTTCGACAACTCCATGGGGTCATACATGAACCAAACACAGCTCAATGACAACACCATGTTCTCTAAAACCAAGGACGAGCCGAGAGACGATGCATTTTTCGAATCATTGCTGTGTTGA